A window of the Leptolyngbya subtilissima AS-A7 genome harbors these coding sequences:
- a CDS encoding glutathione S-transferase: MITVHHLNNSRSQRVLWLLEELGLPYEVKRYERDPETMLAPPALRQVHPLGKSPVITDGNRTLAESGAIVEYLVDRYGEGRLIPALDSPERLRYTYWLHYAEGSAMPPLLLKLIFDKIEQSPMPFFAKPIARGIVSRVKDSFINPQITQHLDFMEAELGKSTWFAGEDFTAADIQISFPLEAAATRAGLNASRPKLMAFLDRIHARSAYQKALDRGGKYELLG; the protein is encoded by the coding sequence ATGATTACCGTTCACCACTTAAATAACTCGCGCTCCCAGCGGGTGCTCTGGCTGCTTGAGGAACTGGGCCTGCCCTACGAGGTTAAGCGCTACGAGCGCGACCCGGAGACCATGCTGGCTCCCCCCGCCCTGCGGCAGGTGCACCCCCTGGGCAAATCGCCGGTGATTACCGATGGCAATCGCACCCTGGCGGAATCGGGGGCGATCGTCGAATATCTGGTCGATCGCTACGGCGAGGGGCGACTGATTCCGGCCTTGGATAGTCCAGAACGGCTGCGCTACACCTACTGGCTGCACTACGCCGAGGGGTCTGCCATGCCGCCGCTGCTGCTAAAGCTAATTTTCGACAAAATTGAGCAAAGCCCGATGCCCTTCTTTGCCAAGCCAATCGCCCGAGGCATTGTCAGCCGGGTGAAAGACTCATTTATTAATCCTCAAATTACTCAGCACCTCGATTTCATGGAGGCAGAGCTGGGTAAAAGCACCTGGTTTGCCGGGGAAGACTTCACCGCTGCCGATATTCAGATCAGCTTTCCCCTAGAAGCCGCCGCGACGCGAGCGGGGCTAAACGCCAGTCGTCCCAAACTGATGGCGTTTTTAGATCGCATCCACGCTCGTTCCGCCTACCAAAAAGCGCTGGACCGAGGTGGTAAGTATGAGCTTTTGGGTTGA
- a CDS encoding transglutaminase-like domain-containing protein, which translates to MLGGHWVRTEELRHTLLINPSDRQRSPAPKPFAAAKLPLTVLLPENLMRLTAGCELLFETTEPSPLILMLRPRGGSAQQVIQDSLELGPNVPVVDYVDSYGNLCQRLLTPVGQLHVRSTSTVEVADTIDVQFRAEFVPVQNLPDYALQFLLPSRYCQSDLMADLANDIVANIEPGYDQVEAIRHWIHTNVEYRYGTSNASTSAIETEKKRVGVCRDFVHLGIALCRSLTIPARMVVGYLHQLEPMDLHAWFEAYVGDRWYTFDATQPTAKGNRIVIAYGRDAADVALATQYGPINLTEMKVWVTPSEL; encoded by the coding sequence ATGCTCGGTGGCCACTGGGTCAGAACGGAAGAACTTCGCCATACTCTATTAATTAACCCGTCTGACCGCCAGCGATCGCCCGCTCCTAAGCCCTTCGCTGCCGCCAAACTACCCCTTACTGTACTGCTACCGGAAAATCTGATGCGACTAACCGCCGGGTGTGAGCTTTTGTTCGAGACCACTGAGCCTTCGCCGCTGATCCTCATGCTGCGTCCGCGCGGTGGGTCCGCCCAGCAGGTGATCCAAGACAGTCTGGAGCTTGGGCCCAATGTGCCTGTGGTCGACTATGTCGATAGCTACGGCAACCTCTGTCAGCGGCTGCTCACCCCGGTCGGGCAGTTGCACGTGCGCAGCACCTCCACCGTTGAAGTCGCCGACACCATCGATGTGCAGTTTCGGGCTGAGTTTGTGCCCGTGCAAAACCTGCCCGACTATGCGCTTCAGTTTTTGTTGCCCAGCCGCTACTGTCAGTCTGACTTAATGGCCGACTTAGCCAACGACATCGTGGCTAACATCGAGCCCGGCTACGACCAGGTCGAGGCGATTCGCCACTGGATTCACACCAATGTTGAGTACCGCTACGGCACCAGCAATGCCTCGACCTCAGCGATCGAGACCGAAAAAAAACGCGTGGGGGTGTGCCGCGATTTTGTGCATTTGGGCATTGCCCTATGCCGCAGCTTGACGATTCCGGCCCGCATGGTGGTGGGCTATTTGCACCAGCTGGAGCCGATGGATCTGCATGCCTGGTTTGAGGCCTATGTGGGCGATCGCTGGTATACCTTTGATGCCACCCAGCCCACCGCCAAGGGCAATCGCATTGTCATTGCCTACGGACGAGATGCCGCCGATGTCGCTCTGGCCACCCAGTATGGGCCTATAAACCTAACTGAAATGAAGGTCTGGGTGACCCCGTCAGAGCTATGA
- a CDS encoding ATP-binding protein: MLLVLLAVVPALGLILYTAAVQRRTAAVEAQENLLRLTKFAAAHQRQTSEGARQLLIALSQMPDLREGDAEACNQLLANLLRQYRAYAGLAVANRQGYTICSTPAESPLYVGDRQYFQLARDTRDFAIGNYQVGRITKQADLSFGYPVLDDAGQVQAVVIAALDLAWLNQLATAVDLPKEAVMTVTDRNGTVLVRYPVSPSWVGVSLPDSPMTQIMLAQQEGTAVARGLDGVERLYGFTTLGDSPADQAVHIRIGVPKSLVVAESNRLLLQNLLALAGVTALALAAAWIGGDVFLTRKVKSLVKTAHQLRGGNLGTRTELSDQFGELGQLAQAFDEMAAALEAREQAIAALNQDLQTLFEVIPVGVLIAQDAEFRQVKSNPAFAQILGLDPQENVSYPPVETSPPAYKILREGRELAPDEFPLRYAAIHNTEIKGTEIDVVRNDGSQFNLFGYAKPLLDHQGQVRGSVAAFLDISDRKQAELEREQLLHRLETSLGQLEAVINSMTEGLVIADPEGHIVTFNSVALALHGYDSIDQVQQSVPDFADLFEAEDLQGRPISLGQWPMVMALRGETFSDYGIQVRRRDTGKTWIGSYSGTPVQDKQGRIILAIVTVRDITAKRQAQLELTRSLAAERAARAEAEAANRIKDEFLAVLSHELRTPLNPILGWSKLLRSRQYDAATTDRALETIERNAQLQTQLIGDLLDVSRILQGKLQLDYRAVDLRTTIQAAIETVQLAANTKAVEIQTVFDAAVGRVSGDANRLQQVVWNLLSNAVKFSPSGGRVEVTLERVMDNSPWPWSALPSPGSSPTPPAQAAQIQVTDSGQGIAAEFLPHVFETFRQADGATTRQFGGLGLGLAIARHIVEMHGGTIAATSPGLGLGATFVVRLPLLETWLEAEVGLPAAPEGADPTPLKGLKVLLVDDEMDTRDVFSFLLEQAGAEVVAVASAAAALTALTQLKPDLLLSDIGMPNTDGYQLMRQIRTLPPEQGGTIAAIALTAYAGELDQQQALAAGFQLHLAKPVEPKDLMKAIATLGIGHASPA, encoded by the coding sequence GTGCTGCTGGTTCTCCTGGCCGTAGTTCCAGCCTTGGGGCTGATTCTCTACACGGCAGCGGTGCAGCGGCGCACGGCCGCCGTCGAGGCCCAGGAAAATTTGCTGCGGCTAACTAAATTTGCGGCTGCCCACCAGCGGCAGACGAGTGAAGGGGCTCGACAACTGCTGATCGCGCTTTCCCAAATGCCCGACCTGCGCGAGGGCGACGCGGAGGCCTGCAATCAGCTCTTGGCTAATCTGCTCCGGCAATATCGGGCCTACGCGGGCCTTGCCGTCGCCAATCGGCAGGGCTATACGATCTGTAGCACACCGGCTGAGTCGCCGCTGTACGTGGGCGATCGCCAGTACTTTCAGCTCGCCCGCGACACCCGTGACTTTGCCATTGGCAACTACCAGGTTGGGCGCATTACAAAACAGGCCGACCTCAGTTTTGGCTATCCCGTTCTCGATGACGCTGGACAGGTGCAGGCCGTAGTTATCGCCGCGCTCGATCTGGCCTGGCTCAACCAGCTGGCTACCGCCGTGGACCTGCCCAAGGAGGCGGTCATGACCGTCACCGATCGCAACGGCACTGTTCTGGTGCGCTACCCAGTTTCCCCCAGTTGGGTAGGCGTATCGTTACCAGATTCGCCCATGACCCAGATCATGCTGGCTCAGCAAGAGGGTACAGCGGTGGCCCGGGGGCTCGATGGCGTCGAGCGGTTATATGGGTTTACCACCCTAGGCGATAGCCCCGCCGATCAGGCGGTACACATTCGCATTGGGGTGCCCAAAAGCCTGGTCGTGGCCGAAAGCAACCGGCTGCTGCTGCAAAACCTGCTGGCGCTAGCCGGGGTGACGGCGCTAGCCCTGGCGGCCGCTTGGATTGGGGGCGACGTTTTTCTGACGCGCAAGGTCAAGTCTCTAGTGAAGACCGCCCACCAGCTGCGGGGGGGCAACCTGGGAACTCGCACCGAGCTGTCTGACCAGTTTGGGGAGCTGGGTCAGCTGGCGCAGGCGTTTGACGAGATGGCCGCGGCCCTTGAGGCGCGCGAGCAGGCGATCGCGGCGCTTAACCAAGACCTGCAAACCCTCTTTGAGGTGATTCCCGTTGGGGTCTTGATCGCCCAAGACGCCGAGTTTAGGCAAGTCAAGTCGAACCCGGCCTTTGCCCAAATTTTGGGGCTTGACCCCCAGGAGAATGTGTCTTACCCCCCCGTTGAGACCTCGCCACCGGCCTACAAAATCTTGAGAGAAGGCCGAGAACTCGCCCCCGACGAATTTCCCCTGCGCTATGCCGCGATTCACAACACCGAGATCAAAGGAACTGAAATCGATGTAGTGCGAAACGATGGCAGCCAGTTTAATCTGTTTGGCTACGCCAAACCGCTGCTCGATCACCAGGGTCAGGTGCGAGGGTCGGTGGCAGCCTTTTTAGATATCAGCGATCGCAAACAGGCCGAGCTTGAACGAGAACAACTCCTGCATCGCCTAGAGACCAGCCTGGGCCAGCTCGAGGCCGTGATCAACAGCATGACCGAGGGCCTGGTCATCGCCGACCCTGAGGGCCACATCGTGACGTTTAACTCCGTGGCGCTGGCCCTGCATGGCTATGACAGCATTGACCAGGTGCAGCAGTCCGTACCCGACTTTGCCGACCTATTTGAGGCCGAAGATTTGCAGGGCCGCCCCATTTCCCTAGGGCAGTGGCCGATGGTGATGGCCTTGCGGGGCGAAACCTTTAGCGATTACGGCATTCAGGTGCGTCGCCGCGACACCGGCAAAACCTGGATTGGCAGCTACAGCGGCACCCCGGTGCAGGATAAGCAGGGCCGGATCATTTTGGCCATTGTCACCGTCCGCGACATCACGGCCAAGCGCCAGGCTCAGTTGGAGCTGACTCGCAGCCTGGCCGCTGAGCGGGCCGCTCGGGCCGAGGCGGAGGCGGCCAACCGCATTAAAGATGAGTTTTTAGCCGTGCTCTCCCACGAGCTGCGCACTCCCCTTAACCCAATTTTGGGCTGGTCTAAACTGCTGCGATCGCGCCAGTACGATGCCGCCACGACCGATCGGGCCCTAGAGACCATCGAGCGCAATGCCCAGCTGCAAACCCAGCTGATTGGCGACCTGCTCGATGTCTCGCGGATTCTTCAGGGCAAACTGCAGCTGGATTACCGGGCGGTTGATTTGAGAACCACGATTCAGGCTGCCATCGAAACGGTGCAGCTAGCAGCCAACACCAAGGCCGTGGAGATTCAAACGGTTTTTGACGCCGCCGTGGGCCGGGTGTCTGGCGATGCGAACCGGTTGCAGCAGGTGGTTTGGAATCTGCTCTCCAACGCGGTTAAATTTTCGCCCTCCGGCGGTCGGGTTGAAGTGACTCTGGAGCGGGTGATGGACAACAGCCCCTGGCCTTGGAGCGCCCTCCCATCGCCCGGCAGTTCCCCAACGCCGCCGGCTCAGGCGGCTCAAATTCAAGTCACCGACAGCGGCCAGGGGATCGCTGCGGAGTTTTTGCCCCACGTGTTTGAAACCTTTAGGCAGGCTGACGGCGCCACCACCCGGCAGTTTGGGGGGCTGGGTCTGGGGCTCGCGATCGCCCGCCACATTGTAGAAATGCACGGGGGTACCATCGCTGCCACCAGCCCCGGCCTTGGGCTGGGCGCCACCTTTGTCGTCAGGTTGCCGCTGCTAGAAACCTGGCTCGAGGCTGAGGTCGGCCTGCCCGCTGCCCCAGAGGGTGCCGACCCTACCCCGCTCAAGGGGCTCAAAGTGCTGCTGGTCGACGATGAAATGGATACCCGCGACGTATTTTCGTTTTTGCTTGAACAGGCCGGAGCCGAGGTGGTAGCGGTGGCCTCGGCGGCAGCGGCCCTGACCGCGTTAACTCAGCTCAAGCCCGACCTGTTGCTGAGCGACATTGGCATGCCCAACACCGACGGCTACCAGCTGATGCGGCAGATCAGAACCCTGCCGCCCGAGCAGGGGGGCACCATTGCGGCGATCGCCCTGACCGCCTACGCCGGCGAACTCGACCAGCAGCAGGCCCTAGCTGCCGGGTTTCAGCTGCACCTGGCCAAACCGGTGGAGCCCAAGGATTTGATGAAGGCGATCGCCACTCTGGGCATCGGCCATGCCTCCCCTGCCTAG
- a CDS encoding GAF domain-containing protein, translating to MAEPLSDPASTARRSAHEAARLEALRRYNILDTPPEATFDRITNLAARLFGMPIALISLIDESRGWFKSAHGFDIQEVQRNDTICSLALLSNEVLVIADTRQDERLACNPFVQSEPGLRFYAGAPLITEDGFVLGTLCLLDTQPHAPLTDEQQTVLSNLAALVIDELELRLAARKIAQIDTALLEVTRGVSRSVGDAFFAALVQHFTQTLAVDYTYIGLLHGNSQNTIQTIAACARGQIIDNFEYRLQDTPCQQVLESRKLCCYANGVQVKFPQAPLLAPLGIESYAAMPFFDSSGTAIGLLGIMDSKPLVNLQLTETLLTIFALRVATELERQQTEAARQRALTQLVDQQTVELTQTNQLLHLEIADRQQAETALQKEQDVLRVLLDSVQAGIVACNAEGVLTLFNQAAREFHGMPEQPLPPEQWAESYDLYRPDGQTPLPTAEIPLFRALQGETVSNAEMVIAPKTGPARTLLVNGQAIVDGQGKRQGAVVVMHDITERKQAEAMRLRLVEDRAQLVRAQAARLEAETEQRRSTFLVEVSAALAASLDYEQTLQIVAQLAVPYFADWCAVDLLNEDGSISRVAVAHCDPQKVQLGWEMAERFPRHLDDGYGISQVMKTGQSEIVVTITDEQMVATVTNPEYLEILRGAGLRSFVVAPLQARGRVLGSISFVFAESERHYDPSDLALAEDLGRRAAIAIDNARLYQAAQQAQQAAETAADRTARLQTVTAALSESLTPVQVAAVIVEQSVAALEADAALMALLSSDGTTLEIVQSTGYSVDPKEIQPRFSIDAPLPLSEAVKSGQPAWSEPMAERLARYPHLADAYKKQPFEAWISLPLMVEGKAVGGLSLSFKQFKQLSQDDREFMLTLSRQCAQAISRSQLYEAERQARAEAEQANQIKDEFLAVLSHELRSPLNPILGWSQILQKQQHDPATQTRGLQTIERNARLQTQLIDDLLDMSKILQGKLSLEAAPINLQSVIEAALETVRLAAEAKAIAIQVNCAPVGYVSGDAGRLQQVVWNLLSNAVKFTDHGGRVAVSLEQGEASTSSEVADPMQISTPQSQPLQGYAQITVTDTGKGLTDEVLPYIFDRFRQADSTTTRQFGGLGLGLAIVRQLVELHGGTVQAESAGDGQGSTFRVKLPLLSAAGLGPADTPRPEALGSSAMPLAGFRVLAVDDEADSREMLAFILEQAGARVTAAGSAVEALQALNQSPFDVVISDIGMPGMDGYMLLQHMAAQFAEPGRVAAYSLPKAIALTAYAGEINQQKALAVGFQRHFSKPVEPAELVAAIASLID from the coding sequence ATGGCTGAACCTCTCTCCGACCCGGCGTCAACTGCGCGACGATCAGCCCATGAGGCCGCTCGGCTGGAGGCCCTACGGCGGTACAACATCCTCGATACCCCGCCCGAAGCCACCTTTGATCGCATTACTAACCTCGCGGCCCGCCTATTTGGCATGCCCATCGCCCTAATCTCTCTGATCGATGAGTCAAGAGGTTGGTTCAAATCGGCCCACGGGTTCGATATCCAAGAGGTGCAGCGAAACGACACGATTTGCAGTCTGGCCCTGTTGTCAAACGAGGTGCTGGTCATCGCCGACACCCGCCAGGACGAGCGCCTGGCCTGCAATCCCTTTGTGCAGAGCGAACCTGGCCTGCGCTTTTATGCCGGTGCGCCCCTGATCACCGAGGACGGCTTCGTCTTGGGCACCCTGTGTTTGCTCGATACCCAGCCCCACGCGCCTTTAACCGATGAGCAGCAGACCGTCTTATCTAACCTGGCGGCCCTGGTCATTGATGAACTAGAACTGCGCCTGGCCGCGCGTAAAATCGCCCAAATCGACACCGCGCTCCTAGAGGTGACCCGGGGAGTGTCGAGGTCGGTCGGCGACGCTTTTTTTGCGGCTCTGGTCCAGCATTTCACCCAAACCTTGGCCGTTGACTACACCTACATTGGCCTGCTCCATGGCAACAGCCAAAATACGATTCAAACGATCGCCGCCTGTGCTCGAGGGCAAATCATCGACAACTTTGAGTACCGGCTGCAAGACACCCCGTGCCAGCAGGTGTTGGAAAGCCGCAAACTCTGCTGCTATGCCAACGGCGTGCAGGTCAAGTTTCCCCAGGCCCCGCTCCTAGCGCCCCTGGGGATAGAGAGCTACGCCGCCATGCCTTTCTTTGACTCCAGCGGAACGGCGATCGGCCTGCTGGGCATCATGGATAGCAAGCCCCTGGTCAACCTCCAGCTCACCGAGACGCTGCTGACCATTTTTGCCCTGCGGGTGGCTACCGAGCTAGAGCGCCAGCAAACCGAAGCTGCCCGACAGCGAGCGCTGACCCAGTTGGTAGACCAGCAAACCGTTGAACTCACCCAGACCAACCAGCTGCTCCACCTCGAAATTGCCGACCGGCAGCAGGCGGAAACCGCCCTCCAAAAGGAGCAGGACGTGCTGCGGGTGCTGCTTGACAGTGTGCAGGCCGGCATCGTGGCCTGTAATGCCGAGGGCGTTTTGACCCTGTTTAATCAGGCGGCCCGCGAATTCCACGGGATGCCCGAGCAGCCCCTGCCACCGGAGCAGTGGGCCGAGAGCTATGACCTCTACCGCCCCGACGGCCAAACGCCCCTGCCCACCGCAGAAATTCCCCTGTTTCGAGCGTTGCAGGGCGAAACCGTCAGCAACGCTGAGATGGTGATTGCGCCTAAAACTGGCCCCGCCCGCACGCTGCTAGTTAATGGGCAGGCAATCGTCGATGGCCAGGGCAAGCGGCAGGGGGCCGTGGTGGTCATGCACGACATCACCGAGCGCAAACAGGCCGAGGCCATGCGCCTGCGCCTGGTCGAAGACCGCGCCCAGCTCGTCAGGGCCCAGGCGGCCCGCCTAGAAGCGGAGACTGAGCAGCGGCGATCGACCTTTCTGGTGGAGGTGAGTGCGGCCCTAGCGGCGTCTTTAGACTATGAACAGACGCTGCAAATTGTTGCCCAGCTAGCCGTGCCCTACTTTGCCGACTGGTGCGCAGTCGATTTGTTGAATGAGGACGGCAGCATTAGCCGTGTTGCCGTTGCTCACTGCGATCCTCAAAAGGTGCAGCTGGGCTGGGAGATGGCCGAACGCTTTCCCCGGCACCTAGACGATGGCTACGGCATCTCCCAGGTGATGAAGACCGGGCAAAGCGAAATAGTCGTCACCATCACCGACGAGCAAATGGTGGCAACTGTCACCAACCCTGAGTATCTGGAAATTCTGCGCGGTGCGGGCCTAAGGTCCTTTGTTGTCGCTCCTCTCCAGGCGCGGGGACGGGTTTTGGGCAGCATTTCCTTTGTGTTTGCCGAGTCGGAGCGGCACTACGACCCCTCCGACCTGGCCCTGGCCGAAGACCTGGGCCGTCGCGCCGCGATCGCCATCGACAACGCCCGCCTGTATCAAGCGGCCCAGCAGGCCCAGCAGGCCGCCGAAACCGCCGCCGATCGCACCGCTCGGTTACAGACGGTGACCGCGGCGCTCTCTGAGTCGCTCACGCCCGTTCAAGTGGCGGCGGTGATTGTCGAGCAGAGCGTGGCGGCCCTGGAGGCCGATGCCGCCCTCATGGCCCTGCTCAGCTCGGATGGCACCACCCTTGAAATTGTGCAGTCTACTGGCTATAGCGTTGATCCAAAGGAGATTCAGCCGCGATTTTCCATTGATGCGCCCTTGCCGCTTTCAGAGGCGGTCAAAAGTGGCCAGCCTGCCTGGTCAGAGCCAATGGCGGAACGGTTGGCCCGCTACCCCCATCTGGCCGATGCTTACAAAAAACAGCCCTTCGAGGCCTGGATCTCGCTGCCTCTCATGGTGGAAGGCAAGGCGGTGGGGGGACTGTCGCTGTCGTTTAAGCAGTTTAAGCAGCTCAGCCAGGACGATCGCGAGTTTATGCTGACCCTGAGCCGTCAGTGCGCCCAGGCCATTTCGCGATCGCAGCTCTATGAGGCCGAGCGCCAGGCCCGCGCCGAGGCCGAACAGGCAAACCAGATCAAAGACGAGTTTTTGGCGGTGCTCTCCCATGAGCTCCGGTCGCCCCTGAACCCGATCTTGGGCTGGTCACAAATTCTGCAAAAACAGCAGCACGATCCGGCTACCCAAACCCGTGGCCTTCAAACCATTGAGCGCAACGCCAGGCTACAAACCCAGCTAATTGACGACCTGCTCGACATGTCAAAAATTTTGCAGGGCAAACTCAGCCTTGAGGCCGCGCCGATAAATCTTCAATCCGTTATTGAAGCCGCTCTAGAAACGGTGCGGCTAGCGGCTGAAGCCAAGGCGATCGCCATTCAGGTCAACTGTGCTCCGGTGGGATATGTCTCAGGGGATGCTGGTCGTCTCCAGCAGGTGGTGTGGAACTTGCTCTCCAACGCGGTGAAGTTTACCGACCACGGTGGCCGAGTTGCGGTGTCTTTGGAGCAGGGGGAGGCGAGTACGAGTTCTGAAGTTGCCGACCCGATGCAAATCTCAACCCCCCAGTCTCAACCGCTTCAGGGCTACGCGCAAATTACGGTCACTGACACCGGCAAGGGCCTGACCGACGAGGTGCTGCCCTACATTTTCGATCGCTTTCGTCAGGCCGACAGCACAACGACCCGCCAGTTTGGTGGGCTAGGGTTGGGGCTGGCGATCGTGCGTCAGCTAGTTGAGCTGCACGGCGGCACTGTGCAAGCCGAGAGCGCTGGCGACGGGCAGGGCTCTACCTTTAGGGTCAAACTGCCGCTGCTGTCAGCAGCGGGTCTTGGGCCAGCGGATACCCCTCGGCCTGAGGCTCTGGGGAGTAGCGCTATGCCCCTCGCGGGTTTTCGAGTGTTGGCTGTGGACGATGAAGCCGATTCTCGCGAGATGTTGGCGTTTATTTTGGAGCAGGCCGGGGCGAGGGTGACGGCCGCAGGCTCTGCGGTAGAAGCGCTGCAAGCCCTCAACCAATCGCCCTTTGACGTAGTGATCAGCGACATTGGCATGCCCGGCATGGATGGCTATATGCTGCTACAGCACATGGCCGCTCAGTTTGCCGAGCCGGGGCGGGTCGCGGCCTACTCCCTTCCCAAGGCGATCGCTCTGACGGCTTATGCTGGGGAAATCAATCAGCAAAAAGCCCTAGCGGTCGGATTTCAGCGCCACTTTAGTAAGCCGGTTGAGCCCGCTGAACTGGTGGCGGCGATCGCGAGCCTGATCGATTGA